One Tolypothrix bouteillei VB521301 DNA window includes the following coding sequences:
- a CDS encoding VOC family protein, producing the protein MKTTGIHHVAIICSDYERSKKFYVEVLGFSIIKETFRTHRNSYKLDLRVGEHDQIELFSFPSPPKRTSTPEACGLRHLAFQVDNIEQTVSDLISQGIEVEDIRIDEITGKKFTFFKDPDDLPLEIYENE; encoded by the coding sequence ATGAAAACAACTGGAATTCATCATGTGGCAATTATCTGTTCGGATTACGAGCGCTCCAAAAAGTTTTATGTAGAAGTTTTAGGTTTTTCTATTATTAAAGAAACCTTTCGGACTCATAGAAATTCTTATAAGTTAGATTTACGAGTTGGAGAACACGACCAGATCGAGCTATTTTCGTTTCCATCACCCCCCAAAAGAACCAGTACTCCCGAAGCTTGTGGTTTAAGACATTTAGCTTTTCAAGTAGATAATATTGAACAAACTGTTAGTGATTTAATCTCTCAAGGAATAGAAGTAGAAGACATCAGAATTGATGAAATAACGGGCAAAAAGTTTACTTTTTTCAAAGACCCCGATGATTTGCCCTTAGAAATTTATGAAAATGAGTAG
- a CDS encoding YheC/YheD family protein, which produces MKKTIGVIAREYHGNTALFGARTPFLQEMAIEAQNLAIELVVFSPLAWQPGRLEINGYRFCDGAWVANRQIIPNLLYYRFISQANEKKFIGDFQYFLRQNNFNLLIPFELVFLLQDKFKFYNFLLENNIPTIQSVLIKDASEEVVDSFLTYSNCIYIKPIKGHGGKDIAIVKQSQDNQESLYLMTESCRVIQRKHLLETLKTQFNSTSCLLQPKAKVVELENSHFDVRVIVQNSGNANYQVTGMGVRIGSKNSWITNINGDGKALSIYELREFYQKYYGKSIDSEIVRITDMCLECSYKLHAKFGNFAEVGFDILLTLDRGPLVLEANSQPGRKIFKAIASLYEENSAEFLRYKELRRTSVRLPLIFALNNS; this is translated from the coding sequence ATGAAAAAAACAATTGGTGTTATAGCTAGAGAGTACCATGGAAATACTGCTCTTTTTGGAGCAAGAACCCCTTTCTTGCAAGAGATGGCAATAGAAGCTCAGAATCTTGCAATCGAATTGGTAGTATTTTCTCCCTTGGCTTGGCAGCCAGGAAGATTGGAAATTAACGGGTATCGCTTTTGTGACGGTGCTTGGGTTGCTAACAGACAAATTATCCCCAATCTTCTCTATTATAGATTTATTTCTCAGGCTAATGAGAAAAAATTTATTGGTGATTTTCAATACTTTTTAAGACAAAATAATTTTAATTTATTAATTCCTTTCGAGCTAGTTTTTTTACTACAAGATAAATTTAAATTTTATAATTTTTTACTGGAAAACAATATTCCTACAATTCAATCTGTTCTTATCAAAGATGCTTCTGAAGAAGTGGTAGACAGTTTTTTAACATACAGTAACTGTATATACATAAAGCCTATTAAGGGTCATGGAGGAAAGGATATTGCTATTGTTAAGCAGAGCCAAGACAATCAAGAATCATTATATTTAATGACCGAAAGTTGTAGGGTGATTCAAAGAAAACACTTATTAGAAACGCTGAAAACACAATTCAATTCAACCTCTTGTTTGCTCCAGCCAAAAGCAAAGGTGGTTGAGTTAGAGAATTCTCATTTTGATGTCAGAGTAATTGTTCAAAACTCTGGCAATGCAAATTATCAAGTAACAGGTATGGGGGTAAGAATTGGTAGCAAAAATTCTTGGATTACAAATATAAATGGTGATGGCAAAGCCCTGTCGATTTACGAATTGAGGGAATTTTATCAAAAATATTACGGTAAGAGTATTGATTCAGAAATTGTTAGGATAACAGATATGTGTTTGGAATGCTCCTACAAACTTCATGCAAAATTTGGTAATTTTGCTGAAGTTGGTTTTGATATTTTATTGACTTTGGATCGAGGACCTCTTGTTTTAGAAGCTAATTCTCAACCCGGACGGAAAATATTTAAGGCGATCGCTAGTTTGTATGAAGAAAATTCTGCCGAATTTCTCAGGTATAAAGAGCTTAGACGCACAAGTGTTAGACTTCCTCTAATTTTTGCCCTAAATAATAGCTAG
- a CDS encoding PIN/TRAM domain-containing protein — translation MVDAIIIFSFVLAATGIGYYSIDLFPRGVLANVSNQEALRLVFAAFTAIIGGAVGLRFQTGYRRLETQVRELPFDVILTRAIGLVVGLLIANLMLAPLFLLPIPADFSFIKPLVAVVGSIVLSYTGMNLADSHGRGLLRLISPNTVETMIAEGTLKPASTKVLDTSCIIDGRIESLLETGFLEGQLLVPQFVLQELQQVADASKDQKRVRGRRGLEILNRIKGTYPERIVINLTDYEDITTVDAKLVRFAQEINGTLLTNDYNLSKVASVQKVPVLNVNDLVNAVRPTYLPGDNIDIKVLKEGKEPSQGIGYLDDGTMVVVEEGSGYVGGEIRVVVTSALQTSAGRMIFAKPQASAIA, via the coding sequence ATGGTTGATGCAATTATTATTTTCTCATTTGTCCTGGCAGCAACGGGCATAGGTTACTACAGTATAGACCTCTTCCCAAGAGGAGTTCTGGCTAATGTTAGCAACCAAGAAGCTTTACGCTTAGTCTTTGCTGCTTTCACTGCTATCATTGGCGGTGCAGTAGGATTAAGGTTCCAGACAGGATACCGACGCTTGGAAACACAAGTCCGGGAATTACCATTTGATGTAATTCTAACTCGTGCCATTGGCTTGGTTGTCGGGCTTCTGATAGCTAACTTGATGCTTGCTCCGTTGTTTTTACTACCAATTCCAGCGGATTTTAGCTTTATTAAACCTTTGGTCGCTGTTGTAGGTAGTATAGTTCTGTCATATACGGGCATGAATTTAGCGGACTCCCACGGACGGGGGCTGTTGCGCCTAATCAGTCCCAATACCGTAGAGACAATGATTGCGGAAGGGACTTTGAAACCAGCCAGTACTAAAGTTTTAGATACTAGCTGTATTATAGACGGTCGTATTGAATCACTGCTGGAAACTGGGTTTTTAGAAGGACAGTTGCTCGTACCCCAGTTTGTCCTGCAAGAATTGCAGCAAGTCGCTGATGCGAGTAAAGACCAAAAGCGAGTCAGGGGAAGACGGGGACTGGAAATTCTTAACAGAATCAAAGGGACTTACCCAGAGCGCATCGTAATTAACCTCACTGATTATGAAGACATTACAACTGTTGATGCGAAGTTAGTTCGATTTGCTCAAGAAATTAACGGTACGTTACTGACTAATGATTACAACTTATCAAAAGTGGCTAGCGTACAGAAAGTTCCGGTACTCAATGTGAATGACTTAGTGAACGCAGTTCGTCCCACTTACTTACCTGGTGATAATATTGACATTAAGGTACTTAAAGAAGGGAAAGAACCAAGCCAAGGCATTGGCTATCTTGATGATGGCACAATGGTTGTGGTTGAAGAAGGAAGCGGTTATGTAGGAGGCGAAATCCGGGTAGTTGTCACAAGTGCTTTGCAAACTTCTGCAGGAAGGATGATTTTTGCCAAACCACAAGCTTCTGCGATCGCATGA
- the hemW gene encoding radical SAM family heme chaperone HemW, with protein sequence MDYPVNAIGSPSSAYVHIPFCRRRCFYCDFPVSVVGDRLRGETSGTISQYVSALCHEITITPTFCQPLQTIFFGGGTPSLLSIEQLETILTALDKQFGISPDAEISMEMDPGTFDLAHIQGYRAAGTNRISLGVQAFQDDLLKASGRSHAVSDIFAAVDLIRLVAVPEFSIDLISGLPHQTLDRWEESLEKAIALSPTHISIYDLTIEPQTPFGRYYKPGDRPLPTDETTVEMYRIAQKFLKNSGYEHYEISNYARPGHQCRHNRVYWENRPYYGFGMGAASYIGGKRFNRPRTTKEYYGWVQNGAIVDCDVTPPDEILLETLMLGLRLAEGVSLAALAERFGKDKVKEIEQRCATYYEKGWVEVVGGRLRLTDPEGFLFSNVVLAELFRG encoded by the coding sequence ATGGATTATCCAGTCAACGCGATCGGCTCTCCTTCCTCTGCTTATGTTCACATTCCCTTCTGCAGGCGGCGATGCTTCTACTGCGATTTTCCCGTATCAGTGGTCGGAGATCGCTTGCGGGGTGAAACATCGGGCACTATTTCTCAGTACGTTAGCGCTTTGTGTCATGAAATCACCATCACACCTACTTTCTGTCAACCATTGCAAACAATTTTTTTTGGTGGCGGTACTCCCTCCCTTCTCTCTATAGAACAGTTAGAAACAATATTGACGGCGTTAGATAAACAGTTTGGTATATCGCCTGATGCAGAAATTTCCATGGAAATGGACCCAGGCACTTTTGACTTAGCCCATATACAAGGCTACCGTGCAGCAGGCACAAACCGGATCAGTTTGGGCGTGCAAGCTTTTCAGGATGATTTATTGAAAGCGAGTGGGCGATCGCACGCCGTCTCAGACATTTTCGCAGCCGTGGATTTAATCCGACTAGTCGCGGTTCCCGAATTCAGCATAGATTTAATATCGGGATTGCCGCATCAAACTTTAGATAGGTGGGAAGAATCTTTAGAAAAAGCGATCGCCCTATCACCCACGCATATATCTATTTATGACTTGACAATTGAGCCACAAACTCCTTTTGGGCGGTATTACAAACCTGGGGATCGACCTTTACCAACAGATGAAACAACAGTGGAAATGTATCGCATAGCACAGAAATTTTTAAAAAATTCAGGTTACGAACATTATGAAATTTCTAACTACGCCCGACCGGGACATCAATGCCGCCACAATCGAGTTTACTGGGAGAACCGCCCTTATTATGGCTTTGGGATGGGTGCAGCAAGTTATATTGGTGGAAAACGCTTCAACCGCCCTCGTACCACCAAGGAATATTATGGGTGGGTGCAAAATGGAGCGATTGTAGATTGTGATGTGACACCACCAGATGAAATTTTATTAGAAACTTTAATGTTAGGGTTGAGGTTGGCAGAAGGAGTCAGCTTAGCTGCTTTGGCAGAACGTTTCGGCAAAGACAAGGTAAAAGAGATAGAGCAGCGTTGTGCAACTTATTATGAGAAAGGTTGGGTAGAAGTTGTCGGTGGAAGGTTGCGACTCACCGACCCAGAAGGTTTTTTATTCTCTAATGTAGTCTTAGCAGAATTATTCAGGGGGTAG
- a CDS encoding DUF2996 domain-containing protein: MAEETNHNQAGEVAPSTVDKQAPSVAEENAPSTDSPEATSIPTANAPDPKTANPETNPNAAKSKTAPPKREKPADKAAGDAEEKPAAAAKAGAKKEKAPGVEDKPFVEFIQQDYLPALQKAIAKEGVQDLQLSFAKQKLPIIGYEKAEDCWQIAGSWQNGLRQFNLYFPEEDIQGKKAFSCHEGKKPSTLESFLIDERKITLDLLVFGIVQRLNGQKWLGRN, from the coding sequence ATGGCAGAAGAAACCAATCACAATCAAGCAGGAGAAGTTGCTCCCAGCACTGTCGATAAGCAAGCCCCCAGTGTCGCTGAAGAAAACGCTCCCAGCACTGATTCACCTGAAGCGACCAGCATTCCAACTGCCAACGCTCCAGACCCCAAAACGGCAAACCCAGAAACTAATCCCAATGCGGCAAAATCCAAAACTGCGCCACCCAAACGGGAAAAGCCAGCGGATAAAGCTGCAGGGGATGCTGAGGAAAAACCTGCCGCAGCTGCTAAGGCTGGGGCAAAAAAAGAGAAAGCACCTGGTGTTGAAGATAAGCCCTTTGTAGAGTTTATACAGCAAGACTACTTGCCGGCTTTACAAAAAGCGATCGCAAAAGAAGGGGTACAAGATTTACAATTATCTTTTGCCAAACAGAAGCTTCCCATCATTGGCTATGAAAAAGCTGAAGACTGTTGGCAAATAGCAGGTAGTTGGCAAAACGGGCTGCGCCAGTTTAACCTATATTTTCCTGAAGAAGACATTCAAGGGAAAAAAGCTTTTTCCTGTCATGAAGGGAAAAAGCCCAGTACTCTTGAATCTTTTCTTATAGACGAGCGCAAAATCACACTCGATCTTTTAGTGTTTGGTATTGTGCAGCGTTTGAACGGTCAAAAGTGGTTGGGAAGAAACTAG
- a CDS encoding TM2 domain-containing protein: MNAETNNTNKEHQDRLLVSYILNVIGFFGLLSGLHRLYNGKVGTGMLWMCTFGLLGVGQVVDLFLIPNMVNEHEMKLRLKAGVSPFGVPLNQPPATTQVYKSPQEKLMIQLLKVAEKRNGRLTVTQGVMETGAGFTEVEATLKEMLKSGYVAVDNDPITGAVTYHFHELG, translated from the coding sequence ATGAATGCGGAAACTAATAACACAAACAAAGAACATCAAGATCGTCTTCTTGTCTCTTACATCTTAAATGTAATTGGATTTTTTGGTCTGCTTAGTGGGTTGCACCGTTTATACAACGGCAAGGTCGGAACAGGTATGTTATGGATGTGTACTTTTGGTTTGCTGGGGGTCGGACAAGTTGTTGATTTGTTTCTCATCCCTAACATGGTTAACGAGCACGAAATGAAACTCAGGCTAAAAGCAGGGGTGTCTCCCTTTGGCGTACCTTTAAATCAACCGCCTGCAACAACTCAAGTTTACAAATCGCCTCAAGAAAAACTGATGATACAACTGCTGAAAGTGGCGGAAAAAAGAAATGGCAGACTCACTGTGACTCAAGGAGTCATGGAAACGGGGGCTGGCTTTACGGAAGTGGAAGCAACGCTCAAGGAAATGCTGAAATCTGGTTATGTAGCAGTAGATAACGACCCCATTACAGGAGCTGTTACCTACCACTTTCACGAGCTTGGCTAG
- the acsF gene encoding magnesium-protoporphyrin IX monomethyl ester (oxidative) cyclase, with protein MVDSLKKPGFEEIRPGIKVPAKETLLTPRFYTTDFDEMARMDISVNEDELQAILEEFRADYNRHHFVRDSEFEQSWDRIDGETRRLFVEFLERSCTAEFSGFLLYKELGRRLKDKSPVLAECFNLMSRDEARHAGFLNKALSDFNLSLDLGFLTKSRKYTFFKPKFIFYATYLSEKIGYWRYITIYRHLEAHPEDRIYPIFRWFENWCQDENRHGDFFDAIMKSQPQMLNDWKARLWCRFFLLSVFATMYLNDVQRKDFYASIGLDAREYDKYVIEKTNETAGRVFPVMLDIERPEFYERLEVCVKNNEKLTAIANSNTPKFLQFFQKLPYYISNAWQVVQLYFIKPIDAEATRYVVR; from the coding sequence ATGGTAGATTCCCTAAAAAAACCAGGCTTTGAAGAAATACGGCCAGGGATTAAAGTCCCAGCGAAGGAAACCCTGCTGACACCCCGATTCTACACAACTGACTTCGATGAGATGGCACGGATGGACATTTCCGTCAACGAAGATGAGTTGCAAGCCATCCTAGAAGAGTTTCGTGCGGACTACAACCGCCATCACTTTGTTCGGGATTCCGAGTTTGAACAATCCTGGGATCGTATTGATGGGGAAACTCGTCGGTTGTTCGTTGAATTTTTGGAACGTTCCTGTACGGCAGAATTTTCCGGATTTTTGTTGTACAAAGAACTCGGTCGTCGTTTAAAGGATAAAAGCCCCGTTCTAGCAGAGTGCTTTAATCTCATGTCTCGGGATGAAGCACGTCACGCTGGGTTCCTTAACAAAGCACTCTCAGATTTTAATCTGTCGCTAGATTTAGGGTTTTTAACAAAGAGCCGCAAGTACACTTTCTTTAAACCAAAATTTATCTTCTACGCAACCTATCTTTCAGAAAAGATTGGTTATTGGCGGTATATCACTATTTACCGCCACTTAGAAGCACACCCAGAAGACCGGATTTATCCAATTTTCCGTTGGTTCGAGAACTGGTGTCAGGATGAAAATCGCCACGGTGATTTCTTTGATGCCATTATGAAATCTCAGCCACAAATGCTGAACGATTGGAAAGCACGGTTGTGGTGTCGGTTCTTCCTGCTGTCAGTCTTTGCCACTATGTATCTCAATGACGTGCAACGCAAAGACTTTTATGCCTCAATTGGTTTAGATGCACGGGAATATGATAAGTACGTCATTGAAAAAACCAATGAAACAGCAGGGCGAGTCTTCCCCGTTATGCTAGATATTGAGCGTCCGGAGTTCTACGAGCGTTTGGAAGTTTGTGTCAAGAACAACGAGAAGTTGACTGCGATCGCGAACTCCAATACTCCAAAATTCCTGCAATTCTTCCAGAAGCTACCCTACTACATCTCCAATGCTTGGCAAGTAGTGCAGTTGTACTTCATCAAACCAATTGATGCTGAAGCAACTCGATATGTTGTGCGGTAG
- a CDS encoding beta strand repeat-containing protein, producing MCTYSFGTNYAIAQELKLVPDNTLGTESSTVTEIDSQTYKIEGGATRGVNLFHSFSQFHVGEGQQVYFANPSGIENILSRVTGIDPSKIFGKLGVEGNANLFLMNPNGIIFGKNASLDVRGSFVATTANAIEFGDRGFFSASNPNTPPLLTINPSAFLFNQINPKPIVVDRSVGPIPVTISSQDISSQDISSQDAPELITIFSAIAPLSSTDPLDFSPVTTPEVLREVPPVAEQPVAPPPVAPPIVPLPKRPESNSTGLRVGDGKSLLFVAGSIILDGGSLSAPGGRVELGGLAEAGTVGLNMSGDQLSLSFPKSVALANVSLSNFSAIDVRASNGGSIAINAHSLKISDSRLNAGIGQGLGTNSSKAGDIVLNATGDTEMSRSSVSNAVESEAVGNSGSILIKARSLSLSNNTEVVASTFGQGNAGNIYIWVDDFISIVNSNKEFPDVPFSFMEDDSSAPTEVAIARLDSSTGLFSTVEKGAVGNAGDIEIYSRTLSLSDGAEIQSLTRGNGKAGNIRVNASESVNLSGFSPKGFSSGLISSTEQGATDSGGDVTVTTGTLRISNGAVLSARTRSGKNGGNITVNTNTLQLTDGGQILTSSFSSGSAGNITVNATDSVHISGSDGTFSARREQFGGETVDNDGSNSGLFARVRGDETANAGKIEVNARSIELNNQGTISTETTSGEGGNIKLTARSILLRNSSITATAGTAQAEGNGGNINIDSEILVSLENSYITANAAKGRGGNITINTRGILLSPDSDITASSEFGIDGVVEINTPDIDPNRGLTKLPQAPPTDTQVAQACQDDTDTQQSEFVITGRGGIAPSPYQMLAADNVQVGWVSLSNPEINVLSTQKPRNTHQLKIQNSKFKSENVSLSPSQIVEAQGWVVDKNGEVTLIAQPPKVNPHSPWQNTASCHS from the coding sequence TTGTGTACGTACTCATTCGGTACAAATTATGCTATTGCTCAAGAACTCAAGCTAGTGCCAGACAACACCTTAGGTACTGAAAGTTCTACAGTTACGGAAATAGACTCCCAAACCTATAAAATTGAGGGTGGAGCAACTCGCGGAGTTAACCTATTTCACAGCTTTTCACAATTTCATGTTGGTGAAGGACAACAAGTCTACTTCGCCAACCCATCCGGTATTGAGAACATTTTGAGCCGAGTTACGGGAATTGACCCTTCCAAAATTTTTGGGAAGCTTGGTGTTGAGGGTAATGCCAATTTGTTTTTGATGAACCCTAACGGAATTATTTTTGGGAAAAATGCCAGCTTAGATGTGAGAGGTTCATTTGTTGCAACAACAGCTAATGCCATTGAGTTTGGCGATCGCGGTTTTTTCAGTGCTTCAAATCCCAATACTCCCCCGTTACTGACCATCAATCCATCAGCCTTTCTATTCAATCAAATAAATCCTAAACCAATAGTTGTCGATCGCTCCGTCGGACCGATCCCAGTCACAATTTCCTCTCAGGACATTTCCTCTCAGGACATTTCCTCTCAGGACGCTCCTGAATTAATTACAATATTTTCTGCAATTGCACCACTCTCATCAACCGATCCATTAGATTTTTCTCCAGTAACAACACCAGAAGTACTGAGAGAAGTACCACCTGTAGCCGAACAACCCGTTGCACCGCCACCCGTTGCACCACCCATCGTACCACTACCAAAAAGACCTGAATCAAATTCAACTGGTTTGCGTGTTGGAGACGGTAAGAGTTTGTTATTCGTTGCTGGAAGTATTATTCTCGATGGTGGCTCTCTCAGCGCTCCTGGTGGAAGAGTGGAGTTGGGAGGATTGGCAGAAGCAGGAACGGTGGGGTTAAACATGAGCGGCGACCAGCTCAGTTTAAGTTTTCCAAAAAGTGTTGCCCTAGCTAATGTATCTCTCAGCAATTTCTCGGCTATAGATGTACGTGCATCCAATGGGGGTAGTATTGCCATCAACGCTCACTCCCTAAAAATATCAGATAGCCGTCTCAATGCTGGTATCGGGCAAGGGCTGGGGACAAACAGCAGCAAAGCGGGGGATATTGTACTTAATGCTACAGGTGATACTGAGATGTCTAGAAGTTCCGTCTCCAATGCAGTGGAATCTGAAGCAGTTGGTAATAGTGGTAGTATTCTCATCAAAGCAAGATCCTTAAGCCTCAGCAATAATACTGAAGTCGTTGCCAGTACATTTGGACAAGGAAATGCAGGAAATATCTATATTTGGGTAGATGACTTCATCTCGATTGTTAATTCAAACAAAGAATTTCCAGATGTGCCTTTTTCCTTTATGGAAGACGATTCTTCAGCACCCACTGAAGTTGCGATCGCAAGACTTGACAGTAGTACTGGTCTCTTTAGCACGGTAGAAAAGGGCGCTGTTGGTAATGCAGGTGATATTGAAATTTATTCGCGCACTCTTTCTTTGTCTGATGGAGCGGAAATTCAATCTCTCACCCGTGGAAATGGCAAAGCAGGAAATATTCGCGTTAATGCTTCAGAATCCGTAAATCTTTCTGGTTTTTCTCCAAAAGGATTTTCCAGTGGGTTGATAAGTTCCACCGAGCAAGGCGCAACCGACTCGGGAGGTGATGTTACTGTAACTACTGGCACCTTACGCATATCTAATGGAGCAGTTCTGAGTGCTAGAACGAGAAGTGGCAAAAATGGCGGTAATATCACTGTTAACACCAACACTCTTCAGTTAACAGACGGCGGACAAATTTTAACTAGTAGTTTTAGTAGTGGCAGTGCAGGTAACATAACTGTTAATGCCACCGATAGCGTCCATATCTCTGGAAGCGATGGCACTTTCAGTGCTCGACGCGAACAATTTGGTGGTGAGACAGTTGATAATGATGGCTCTAATAGCGGATTATTTGCTCGTGTGCGAGGCGATGAAACTGCCAATGCAGGCAAAATTGAAGTGAATGCTCGCTCTATCGAGCTTAACAATCAAGGCACTATTTCAACAGAAACAACCTCAGGCGAAGGTGGAAATATCAAACTCACAGCCAGAAGTATTTTATTACGTAATAGCAGCATAACTGCTACTGCAGGAACTGCTCAAGCTGAGGGGAATGGAGGCAATATCAATATTGACTCGGAGATATTAGTCTCTTTAGAGAACAGTTACATTACAGCTAATGCAGCTAAAGGGAGAGGAGGTAACATAACCATCAATACTCGGGGAATTTTGCTATCTCCTGATAGTGATATTACTGCCAGTTCTGAATTTGGCATAGATGGTGTTGTTGAAATTAACACTCCAGACATCGATCCCAATCGCGGGTTAACCAAACTACCACAAGCACCACCAACGGATACTCAAGTAGCCCAAGCTTGTCAGGATGATACAGATACACAACAGAGTGAATTTGTGATTACAGGACGTGGAGGAATTGCACCCAGCCCTTACCAAATGTTAGCAGCTGATAATGTGCAGGTGGGGTGGGTATCACTTTCAAACCCGGAGATAAATGTACTTTCTACTCAAAAACCAAGAAATACGCATCAATTGAAAATTCAAAATTCAAAATTCAAAAGTGAAAATGTCTCCCTGTCTCCCAGTCAAATTGTCGAAGCTCAAGGATGGGTTGTGGATAAGAATGGTGAAGTCACTCTCATTGCTCAACCACCCAAGGTAAATCCTCACAGTCCATGGCAAAACACTGCTTCGTGTCACTCGTAA
- a CDS encoding tetratricopeptide repeat protein has product MNSHSFLASGDQQNHLHPFALNRNASREQEANGRDESSVGDSYLRSRALTMAQQGQYVAAIELLNQLIARHPLNAVDYNNRGLIYYQSGETEKALCDYNTALELNPKLVSAYNNRANYYAATGKLEAALEDYDRALDLNPGHVRAWINRGITFRDLGQYEEAIEDFEAALLFGDLEGHIIAERGRTYHLWGDWNCAIADYRRALTYLPSYGSKKGEPSFRLRLQVENWLDELLHPQQYLRW; this is encoded by the coding sequence ATGAACAGTCACTCATTTTTAGCTTCTGGTGACCAGCAAAATCACCTCCACCCATTTGCACTAAATAGAAATGCATCGCGAGAGCAAGAGGCTAACGGTAGAGACGAATCCTCTGTAGGAGATAGCTACTTGCGCTCTCGTGCTCTGACAATGGCTCAACAAGGACAGTACGTCGCAGCAATTGAGTTGTTGAATCAATTGATTGCTCGCCATCCCCTCAATGCTGTAGATTACAACAACAGAGGGCTGATTTATTATCAAAGCGGTGAAACGGAAAAAGCTCTTTGTGATTACAATACAGCTCTAGAACTCAATCCTAAATTGGTAAGCGCTTACAATAACCGAGCCAATTATTATGCTGCTACCGGAAAATTAGAAGCAGCACTCGAAGATTACGACCGGGCGTTGGATTTGAATCCGGGTCACGTGAGAGCATGGATTAACCGAGGTATTACTTTCCGAGACTTGGGGCAATATGAGGAAGCAATAGAAGATTTTGAGGCGGCTCTACTTTTTGGTGACTTAGAGGGACACATCATAGCAGAGAGAGGCAGAACATATCATCTCTGGGGCGATTGGAATTGTGCGATCGCTGATTACCGTCGTGCTTTAACTTACCTACCTTCTTATGGTTCCAAAAAAGGAGAACCGAGCTTCCGCTTGCGCTTGCAAGTTGAAAATTGGTTGGATGAGTTGTTGCACCCTCAGCAGTATTTAAGATGGTAA
- a CDS encoding glutathione S-transferase family protein encodes MLKLYGGAMSRASIVQWYLEELEVPYEFVKLDLQAGEQRKPEFLAINPIGKVPAIVDGDLQLWESGAILLYLAQKYGKVALSLEENAQVAQWVLFSNATLATGIFTEASREKETPRLLTPLNEIFGRQPYLLGDEFTVADVAVGSILSYVSFMLKLDLSPYPAVLNYIKKISERPAFQKTIGARG; translated from the coding sequence ATGCTAAAACTATATGGCGGGGCAATGAGCCGTGCATCCATTGTTCAATGGTATCTAGAGGAACTTGAAGTTCCCTACGAGTTCGTGAAGCTTGATTTGCAAGCGGGTGAACAACGCAAACCGGAATTTTTAGCAATTAACCCAATAGGAAAAGTTCCTGCAATTGTAGATGGTGACTTGCAACTATGGGAATCGGGAGCAATTTTGCTTTACCTTGCCCAGAAGTATGGAAAAGTTGCACTTTCACTAGAAGAAAATGCCCAAGTCGCACAATGGGTATTATTTTCTAACGCTACATTAGCAACAGGCATTTTTACAGAAGCAAGCCGGGAAAAAGAAACGCCCCGGCTGCTAACTCCTCTTAATGAAATATTTGGACGGCAACCCTACTTGCTAGGTGATGAATTTACTGTTGCTGATGTTGCCGTAGGGTCAATTCTATCCTATGTCTCCTTCATGTTAAAGCTAGATCTCAGCCCCTATCCAGCAGTCTTAAATTACATCAAAAAAATTTCTGAGCGTCCGGCATTTCAAAAGACCATCGGAGCGCGAGGTTAG
- a CDS encoding YajQ family cyclic di-GMP-binding protein, whose protein sequence is MASTFSFDIVSDFDRQELVNAVDQTVREIKGRYDLKDTQTTVELGEDRITVNTDSEFTLEAVHGILRDKAAKRNLSQKIFDFGRVDSASGNRVRQEITLKKGISQENAKQISKLIRDEFKKIQASIQGDAVRVTAKSKDDLQAVIQRLRQEDFPVALQFTNYR, encoded by the coding sequence ATGGCTTCTACCTTTTCCTTTGATATCGTTAGCGACTTTGACAGACAAGAGTTGGTCAATGCAGTCGATCAAACTGTGCGCGAGATTAAAGGTCGTTACGACCTTAAGGATACTCAAACAACTGTTGAATTAGGAGAAGACAGGATTACCGTTAATACTGATAGTGAGTTTACATTGGAAGCAGTACACGGCATATTGAGAGATAAAGCTGCTAAACGTAACCTCTCACAAAAAATCTTTGATTTTGGCAGAGTTGACTCTGCTAGTGGTAATCGCGTGCGTCAAGAAATTACCCTAAAAAAGGGTATCAGTCAGGAAAATGCCAAGCAAATTTCCAAGCTAATTCGGGATGAGTTCAAAAAAATACAAGCATCGATTCAAGGAGATGCTGTACGCGTTACGGCTAAAAGTAAAGATGATTTACAAGCTGTGATTCAAAGGTTGCGGCAAGAAGATTTCCCAGTTGCTCTGCAATTTACAAATTACCGATAA